The following are encoded together in the Ooceraea biroi isolate clonal line C1 chromosome 2, Obir_v5.4, whole genome shotgun sequence genome:
- the LOC105284019 gene encoding phospholipid phosphatase 1 isoform X1: MTPKILGLIVSAASCAQKSTEELTRCSTGTLAEGAVQNTGNVAATRTVSEKIMSVCRKAIRWMYMLDLALALSVTAFLGILEFNVGPHHQIGFFCNDPKISFKFTGDTISMGLLIACSISLPVIVMGVVEYICHAADSYVLNCNGSSTRTRQIGSWYGHYGIGLAALTLVCDIMKVLIGEPRPHFLDTCKPQEAVNCTDEYFTSYTCTNTEYSDWYIKDSSKSFPSGHSALSVYTSIFIVWYLQNRLPNRTLFLKPWLQCLAGMWAVVCSMTRVGDHRHHWWDVLAGNVVGLLFALFIVVVSCRHFRLKRAANVTAATHTFNESLENGQIVNFDKPCKHSVKKLLNPAIVDASEGREMKDIATWKE, encoded by the exons ATGACTCCTAAAATCTTGGGACTGATTGTGAGTGCTGCCTCGTGTGCACAG aAATCCACAGAAGAATTGACCAGGTGCAGCACGGGAACGCTGGCGGAGGGAGCCGTACAGAATACCGGTAACGTAGCGGCGACTCGTACCGTGTCCGAGAAGATCATGAGCGTCTGTAGAAAAGCCATACGATGGATGTACATGCTGGATTTGGCTCTGGCATTATCAG TAACAGCGTTCCTCGGGATTCTGGAGTTCAATGTAGGGCCGCATCATCAGATTGGCTTCTTCTGCAATGACCCGAAGATCTCGTTCAAGTTCACGGGCGATACGATCTCCATGGGCCTACTGATAGCTTGCAGCATTAGCCTACCAGTAATAGTG ATGGGAGTCGTGGAATACATCTGTCATGCTGCCGACAGTTACGTGTTAAATTGCAATGGCAGTAGTACTAGGACTCGACAGATCGGATCTTGGTATGGCCACTATGGCATAGGACTCGCTGCGCTCACGCTCGTCTGCGACATCATGAAAGTCCTGATCGGCGAACCGCGGCCACACTTTCTCGACACGTGCAAGCCGCAGGAGGCGGTCAACTGCACCGATGA ATACTTTACTTCTTACACATGTACGAATACTGAGTATTCCGATTGGTACATCAAGGATTCCAGCAAATCCTTTCCCTCCGGTCATTCAGCCCTTTCTGTCTATACGAGTATTTTTATAGTG TGGTACCTCCAAAATCGCCTACCAAACCGAACTCTCTTCCTGAAACCGTGGCTGCAATGCTTAGCGGGCATGTGGGCCGTGGTGTGTTCAATGACCAGGGTGGGCGATCACCGACATCACTGGTGGGACGTGCTCGCTGGAAACGTCGTCGGGCTTTTGTTTGCCCTGTTTATTGTGGTGGTATCCTGTCGACACTTCCGTCTCAAGCGTGCCGCGAATGTCACCGCGGCGACACACACTTTCAACGAATCCCTGGAGAATGGTCAGATCGTCAACTTTGACAAGCCGTGCAAGCACAGTGTCAAAAAGCTACTCAATCCTGCTATTGTCGATGCCTCGGAGGGCCGGGAAATGAAGGACATTGCAACTTGGAAGGAATGA
- the LOC105284019 gene encoding phospholipid phosphatase 1 isoform X5 — translation MSVCRKAIRWMYMLDLALALSVTAFLGILEFNVGPHHQIGFFCNDPKISFKFTGDTISMGLLIACSISLPVIVMGVVEYICHAADSYVLNCNGSSTRTRQIGSWYGHYGIGLAALTLVCDIMKVLIGEPRPHFLDTCKPQEAVNCTDEYFTSYTCTNTEYSDWYIKDSSKSFPSGHSALSVYTSIFIVWYLQNRLPNRTLFLKPWLQCLAGMWAVVCSMTRVGDHRHHWWDVLAGNVVGLLFALFIVVVSCRHFRLKRAANVTAATHTFNESLENGQIVNFDKPCKHSVKKLLNPAIVDASEGREMKDIATWKE, via the exons ATGAGCGTCTGTAGAAAAGCCATACGATGGATGTACATGCTGGATTTGGCTCTGGCATTATCAG TAACAGCGTTCCTCGGGATTCTGGAGTTCAATGTAGGGCCGCATCATCAGATTGGCTTCTTCTGCAATGACCCGAAGATCTCGTTCAAGTTCACGGGCGATACGATCTCCATGGGCCTACTGATAGCTTGCAGCATTAGCCTACCAGTAATAGTG ATGGGAGTCGTGGAATACATCTGTCATGCTGCCGACAGTTACGTGTTAAATTGCAATGGCAGTAGTACTAGGACTCGACAGATCGGATCTTGGTATGGCCACTATGGCATAGGACTCGCTGCGCTCACGCTCGTCTGCGACATCATGAAAGTCCTGATCGGCGAACCGCGGCCACACTTTCTCGACACGTGCAAGCCGCAGGAGGCGGTCAACTGCACCGATGA ATACTTTACTTCTTACACATGTACGAATACTGAGTATTCCGATTGGTACATCAAGGATTCCAGCAAATCCTTTCCCTCCGGTCATTCAGCCCTTTCTGTCTATACGAGTATTTTTATAGTG TGGTACCTCCAAAATCGCCTACCAAACCGAACTCTCTTCCTGAAACCGTGGCTGCAATGCTTAGCGGGCATGTGGGCCGTGGTGTGTTCAATGACCAGGGTGGGCGATCACCGACATCACTGGTGGGACGTGCTCGCTGGAAACGTCGTCGGGCTTTTGTTTGCCCTGTTTATTGTGGTGGTATCCTGTCGACACTTCCGTCTCAAGCGTGCCGCGAATGTCACCGCGGCGACACACACTTTCAACGAATCCCTGGAGAATGGTCAGATCGTCAACTTTGACAAGCCGTGCAAGCACAGTGTCAAAAAGCTACTCAATCCTGCTATTGTCGATGCCTCGGAGGGCCGGGAAATGAAGGACATTGCAACTTGGAAGGAATGA
- the LOC105284019 gene encoding phospholipid phosphatase 1 isoform X4: MDERQHSEKQTGKSQKIRLRLLAKSRWNQYFIITAFLGILEFNVGPHHQIGFFCNDPKISFKFTGDTISMGLLIACSISLPVIVMGVVEYICHAADSYVLNCNGSSTRTRQIGSWYGHYGIGLAALTLVCDIMKVLIGEPRPHFLDTCKPQEAVNCTDEYFTSYTCTNTEYSDWYIKDSSKSFPSGHSALSVYTSIFIVWYLQNRLPNRTLFLKPWLQCLAGMWAVVCSMTRVGDHRHHWWDVLAGNVVGLLFALFIVVVSCRHFRLKRAANVTAATHTFNESLENGQIVNFDKPCKHSVKKLLNPAIVDASEGREMKDIATWKE; encoded by the exons ATGGACGAGAGACAGCACTCCGAGAAACAAACCGGCAAGAGCCAGAAGATTAGGCTGCGCCTGTTGGCCAAGTCTCGTTGGAATCAGTATTTTATCA TAACAGCGTTCCTCGGGATTCTGGAGTTCAATGTAGGGCCGCATCATCAGATTGGCTTCTTCTGCAATGACCCGAAGATCTCGTTCAAGTTCACGGGCGATACGATCTCCATGGGCCTACTGATAGCTTGCAGCATTAGCCTACCAGTAATAGTG ATGGGAGTCGTGGAATACATCTGTCATGCTGCCGACAGTTACGTGTTAAATTGCAATGGCAGTAGTACTAGGACTCGACAGATCGGATCTTGGTATGGCCACTATGGCATAGGACTCGCTGCGCTCACGCTCGTCTGCGACATCATGAAAGTCCTGATCGGCGAACCGCGGCCACACTTTCTCGACACGTGCAAGCCGCAGGAGGCGGTCAACTGCACCGATGA ATACTTTACTTCTTACACATGTACGAATACTGAGTATTCCGATTGGTACATCAAGGATTCCAGCAAATCCTTTCCCTCCGGTCATTCAGCCCTTTCTGTCTATACGAGTATTTTTATAGTG TGGTACCTCCAAAATCGCCTACCAAACCGAACTCTCTTCCTGAAACCGTGGCTGCAATGCTTAGCGGGCATGTGGGCCGTGGTGTGTTCAATGACCAGGGTGGGCGATCACCGACATCACTGGTGGGACGTGCTCGCTGGAAACGTCGTCGGGCTTTTGTTTGCCCTGTTTATTGTGGTGGTATCCTGTCGACACTTCCGTCTCAAGCGTGCCGCGAATGTCACCGCGGCGACACACACTTTCAACGAATCCCTGGAGAATGGTCAGATCGTCAACTTTGACAAGCCGTGCAAGCACAGTGTCAAAAAGCTACTCAATCCTGCTATTGTCGATGCCTCGGAGGGCCGGGAAATGAAGGACATTGCAACTTGGAAGGAATGA
- the LOC105284019 gene encoding phospholipid phosphatase 1 isoform X3 encodes MQKSTEELTRCSTGTLAEGAVQNTGNVAATRTVSEKIMSVCRKAIRWMYMLDLALALSVTAFLGILEFNVGPHHQIGFFCNDPKISFKFTGDTISMGLLIACSISLPVIVMGVVEYICHAADSYVLNCNGSSTRTRQIGSWYGHYGIGLAALTLVCDIMKVLIGEPRPHFLDTCKPQEAVNCTDEYFTSYTCTNTEYSDWYIKDSSKSFPSGHSALSVYTSIFIVWYLQNRLPNRTLFLKPWLQCLAGMWAVVCSMTRVGDHRHHWWDVLAGNVVGLLFALFIVVVSCRHFRLKRAANVTAATHTFNESLENGQIVNFDKPCKHSVKKLLNPAIVDASEGREMKDIATWKE; translated from the exons ATgcag aAATCCACAGAAGAATTGACCAGGTGCAGCACGGGAACGCTGGCGGAGGGAGCCGTACAGAATACCGGTAACGTAGCGGCGACTCGTACCGTGTCCGAGAAGATCATGAGCGTCTGTAGAAAAGCCATACGATGGATGTACATGCTGGATTTGGCTCTGGCATTATCAG TAACAGCGTTCCTCGGGATTCTGGAGTTCAATGTAGGGCCGCATCATCAGATTGGCTTCTTCTGCAATGACCCGAAGATCTCGTTCAAGTTCACGGGCGATACGATCTCCATGGGCCTACTGATAGCTTGCAGCATTAGCCTACCAGTAATAGTG ATGGGAGTCGTGGAATACATCTGTCATGCTGCCGACAGTTACGTGTTAAATTGCAATGGCAGTAGTACTAGGACTCGACAGATCGGATCTTGGTATGGCCACTATGGCATAGGACTCGCTGCGCTCACGCTCGTCTGCGACATCATGAAAGTCCTGATCGGCGAACCGCGGCCACACTTTCTCGACACGTGCAAGCCGCAGGAGGCGGTCAACTGCACCGATGA ATACTTTACTTCTTACACATGTACGAATACTGAGTATTCCGATTGGTACATCAAGGATTCCAGCAAATCCTTTCCCTCCGGTCATTCAGCCCTTTCTGTCTATACGAGTATTTTTATAGTG TGGTACCTCCAAAATCGCCTACCAAACCGAACTCTCTTCCTGAAACCGTGGCTGCAATGCTTAGCGGGCATGTGGGCCGTGGTGTGTTCAATGACCAGGGTGGGCGATCACCGACATCACTGGTGGGACGTGCTCGCTGGAAACGTCGTCGGGCTTTTGTTTGCCCTGTTTATTGTGGTGGTATCCTGTCGACACTTCCGTCTCAAGCGTGCCGCGAATGTCACCGCGGCGACACACACTTTCAACGAATCCCTGGAGAATGGTCAGATCGTCAACTTTGACAAGCCGTGCAAGCACAGTGTCAAAAAGCTACTCAATCCTGCTATTGTCGATGCCTCGGAGGGCCGGGAAATGAAGGACATTGCAACTTGGAAGGAATGA
- the LOC105284019 gene encoding phospholipid phosphatase 1 isoform X2: protein MTPKILGLIKSTEELTRCSTGTLAEGAVQNTGNVAATRTVSEKIMSVCRKAIRWMYMLDLALALSVTAFLGILEFNVGPHHQIGFFCNDPKISFKFTGDTISMGLLIACSISLPVIVMGVVEYICHAADSYVLNCNGSSTRTRQIGSWYGHYGIGLAALTLVCDIMKVLIGEPRPHFLDTCKPQEAVNCTDEYFTSYTCTNTEYSDWYIKDSSKSFPSGHSALSVYTSIFIVWYLQNRLPNRTLFLKPWLQCLAGMWAVVCSMTRVGDHRHHWWDVLAGNVVGLLFALFIVVVSCRHFRLKRAANVTAATHTFNESLENGQIVNFDKPCKHSVKKLLNPAIVDASEGREMKDIATWKE, encoded by the exons ATGACTCCTAAAATCTTGGGACTGATT aAATCCACAGAAGAATTGACCAGGTGCAGCACGGGAACGCTGGCGGAGGGAGCCGTACAGAATACCGGTAACGTAGCGGCGACTCGTACCGTGTCCGAGAAGATCATGAGCGTCTGTAGAAAAGCCATACGATGGATGTACATGCTGGATTTGGCTCTGGCATTATCAG TAACAGCGTTCCTCGGGATTCTGGAGTTCAATGTAGGGCCGCATCATCAGATTGGCTTCTTCTGCAATGACCCGAAGATCTCGTTCAAGTTCACGGGCGATACGATCTCCATGGGCCTACTGATAGCTTGCAGCATTAGCCTACCAGTAATAGTG ATGGGAGTCGTGGAATACATCTGTCATGCTGCCGACAGTTACGTGTTAAATTGCAATGGCAGTAGTACTAGGACTCGACAGATCGGATCTTGGTATGGCCACTATGGCATAGGACTCGCTGCGCTCACGCTCGTCTGCGACATCATGAAAGTCCTGATCGGCGAACCGCGGCCACACTTTCTCGACACGTGCAAGCCGCAGGAGGCGGTCAACTGCACCGATGA ATACTTTACTTCTTACACATGTACGAATACTGAGTATTCCGATTGGTACATCAAGGATTCCAGCAAATCCTTTCCCTCCGGTCATTCAGCCCTTTCTGTCTATACGAGTATTTTTATAGTG TGGTACCTCCAAAATCGCCTACCAAACCGAACTCTCTTCCTGAAACCGTGGCTGCAATGCTTAGCGGGCATGTGGGCCGTGGTGTGTTCAATGACCAGGGTGGGCGATCACCGACATCACTGGTGGGACGTGCTCGCTGGAAACGTCGTCGGGCTTTTGTTTGCCCTGTTTATTGTGGTGGTATCCTGTCGACACTTCCGTCTCAAGCGTGCCGCGAATGTCACCGCGGCGACACACACTTTCAACGAATCCCTGGAGAATGGTCAGATCGTCAACTTTGACAAGCCGTGCAAGCACAGTGTCAAAAAGCTACTCAATCCTGCTATTGTCGATGCCTCGGAGGGCCGGGAAATGAAGGACATTGCAACTTGGAAGGAATGA